CGCGGGGAATTCAACACACCACTAGTGGGCTAGCAATAAGCGTGCCCTCTGATGAGTTAAATCCGGCGCGTAGCTCCAGTATGATACGGCATTTCATACAGAGTCTATCACGGTGACGGCCCTGAGGCCAGTTTCCCGCTTTGATTCCCCGGCTTGGACCTCGTCCCCCGGAATCGGTCCTTTGCCCCCGGTCTTTACAGTCTGTAAAGAAAACCGACAGACGGATCTTAGTACACCCGCTCTCACCTGCCGCGAATGACCTCTTTGGTTTCCATTTTATCACTGACAGACAGGCTTTTCCGGACATGGCCGCCCTTGGCACGCGGGTTGCAACCTCCGACTTAGACTCGCCTACAAAAGTCGCAAGACTTCGCTTTAGAAAGCAAGGAGGTTTTTTCGCATGAAACGCATCTATTATCTCCCACTGGCCTTTCTCAGCTTGGCCTGCCTGCTAATACCGGACCTGATAATGGCCGCAGGACCAAAGGCCGAAATGCTGATCGTCGTGGCCGACAATCGGGTAGTGGACTGGAGCTTCACCAAGTTCTGGATTGATTATTACAACACCGACCCGTTCATGTTCGGACTTTGGTGCACCATCTTCACCGCGTTTCTGGGTGTGTCCTTCGGCCTTATTACGGACCAAATCATGAGGCACACCGGCCTCGATCTGTCAAAAAGAACGATCGTCGAGCATTGATTCCGGAACACGACCAAGGAGGTAACACAGTATGGAATGGCTATACATGTACATGCCCATTGCCGGAATTGACATTTTCTGGCCGGGCCTGTTGCTCATAGGGTTTTCAGTTGGAGTCATCGGCGGCTTCTTCGGCATGGGGGGCGCCTGGATGGTAACCCCGGGTTTAAACATCCTGGGCTTTCCAATGGCCTTTGCCATCGGCACTGACATAGCGCACATTGCAGGAAAGTCAATGGTCTCCACCTTCAGGCACTCCAAGTTCGGAAACGTCGACTACAAGCTCGGTCTTGTCATGGTGGTCGGGACCGTCATCGGAATCGAGTGCGGCGCGCAGATAGTCATGTGGTTGGAACAAATCGGCCGCGTTGGACCTGTGGTCCGCTGGGTGTACGTTGGCGTGCTCTTCCTCATAGCTGCAATGGTTTTCGCCGATTACAGGAAGGCTATTCAGAAGAAGAAGGCAGGCGTTACAGATGAGCACGGCGCGGTAGGGTTCACCTGGTACAAGACGCTGCACAAGATCAACATTCCACCCATGATGCATTTCAAGGTGGCCGGCATCTACTGTTCCGCGTGGCTGCCAATTGCAGTGAGCTTTCTCACAGGTGTGCTGGCCGGATTCCTGGGTATTGGCGGCGGCTTGCTCCGCATGCCCGCGCTGGTCTACCTGATAGGCTGTCCGACTCACATCGCGGTGGGGACTGACTTGTTTGAAGTTATGATATCGGGTCTGTACGGCACGTTCACTTACGGTGTGAAGGGCCGAATTGAGATCTGGGCGGTATTCGTAATGCTGTCCGGAGCTGCCATTGGCGCTCAAATCGGAACCGTGGCCACCAAGTACGCCAAAGGATATGGCATCCGCATCGCTTTCGGCCTCGCCGTGGTCGCTTGCATGATTTCGA
This sequence is a window from Desulfomonile tiedjei. Protein-coding genes within it:
- a CDS encoding sulfite exporter TauE/SafE family protein, yielding MEWLYMYMPIAGIDIFWPGLLLIGFSVGVIGGFFGMGGAWMVTPGLNILGFPMAFAIGTDIAHIAGKSMVSTFRHSKFGNVDYKLGLVMVVGTVIGIECGAQIVMWLEQIGRVGPVVRWVYVGVLFLIAAMVFADYRKAIQKKKAGVTDEHGAVGFTWYKTLHKINIPPMMHFKVAGIYCSAWLPIAVSFLTGVLAGFLGIGGGLLRMPALVYLIGCPTHIAVGTDLFEVMISGLYGTFTYGVKGRIEIWAVFVMLSGAAIGAQIGTVATKYAKGYGIRIAFGLAVVACMISIILKQFKYDIPATVVILGAVGTICVYICGIMFKGAANELREKRAAALAEA